The Chitinophaga flava genome has a segment encoding these proteins:
- a CDS encoding T9SS type A sorting domain-containing protein, translated as MTSFISKCIIALMVLAALCTQANAQLILNRQVVGSNGGSGNLNQILIQYTIGEPVVLPITDGRLLLTQGFQQPYELPPLPPGKSPVKDYILFPNPALTSVKIQFEMLADAAITILILNTAGQEVYNRMHQVGQGKSTVVIPVNHFAAGIFTVVLKVGVNIYFEKLIVQ; from the coding sequence ATGACATCGTTTATCTCCAAGTGCATTATTGCGCTGATGGTGCTGGCAGCGCTATGCACCCAGGCGAACGCGCAACTGATCCTGAACAGGCAGGTCGTTGGCAGTAATGGCGGCAGCGGTAACCTCAATCAGATATTGATTCAATATACGATAGGGGAACCGGTTGTACTGCCTATTACAGACGGACGGCTTCTGCTGACGCAGGGATTTCAGCAACCCTACGAGCTTCCTCCCCTTCCACCCGGGAAGAGTCCTGTAAAAGACTACATACTGTTTCCCAACCCGGCCCTTACCAGTGTAAAAATACAGTTTGAGATGCTCGCCGACGCGGCGATCACCATTCTGATACTCAATACTGCAGGGCAAGAGGTGTACAACAGGATGCACCAGGTTGGACAGGGTAAATCCACGGTAGTGATACCGGTCAACCATTTTGCAGCGGGAATCTTCACGGTTGTGCTGAAAGTGGGGGTCAATATTTACTTCGAAAAACTCATTGTGCAGTAA
- a CDS encoding collagen-like domain-containing protein has translation MTKRYLFIICCTLFSLQLYAQNGLKTINYQAVARNNNGTMLANENIKVRITILGGSPSGPVQYQETHNTTTNQLGLFTLQIGAGNPTSGNFSAVPWANANQFIKVEASADGGSYQELGTSSCASVPYALYAANGVSGPKGDKGDKGDSGPAGSKGDPGLAGAKGDKGDMGPAGPVGPIGPVGQTGPAGSPGMKGDKGDPGAAGVKGDPGEQGPQGPQGPQGPQGEQGPAGSCGPQGPQGEKGCKGDPGEKGDQGDHGDKGDKGDKGDKGDQGDHGDKGDKGDKGDKGDQGDHGDKGDKGDKGDKGDQGDHGDKGDKGDKGDQGDQGDRGDKGDKGDKGDQGDHGDKGDKGDKGDKGDQGDHGDKGDKGDKGDKGDKGDQGDHGDKGDKGDKGDKGDQGDHGDKGDKGDKGDKGDQGDHGDKGDKGDKGDKGDQGDKGDKGDQGLQGIQGLTGDKGDKGDQGTTGAAGPQGPQGVQGVTGDKGDKGDQGVTGATGPQGPQGVQGVTGDKGDKGDKGDQGVIGATGPQGPQGVQGVTGDKGDKGDKGDQGVIGATGPQGPQGATGATGAAGAVTLPYAGTGSTASSLFSLTNSGTGDALQATSSSTGTAAHFINTNSGGNSNSPVLLITNNGKGDDLFINHTNPSANGNLAVFQKQSINVARIDNTGRGFFNGGTQTGGADMAEAFDVTGNIQQYEPGDVMAIATGTDRTLEKSTGAYSSLVVGVYATKPGVLMSEEDINTDISNKVPLGVVGVIPTKVCNENGPIHRGDILVTASKPGYAMKADLGVLKTGQAIGKALQEFTGEIGKIKVLVNVR, from the coding sequence ATGACAAAAAGATACTTGTTTATCATTTGCTGCACACTGTTCTCCTTACAGCTCTATGCACAAAACGGACTCAAAACGATCAACTACCAGGCAGTGGCCAGGAATAACAACGGCACTATGCTGGCCAATGAAAATATAAAAGTGAGGATCACCATTCTAGGTGGCTCTCCGTCCGGCCCGGTACAATACCAGGAAACACATAACACTACCACCAACCAGCTGGGGCTCTTTACCTTGCAGATCGGCGCAGGAAACCCCACCAGCGGCAATTTCAGTGCAGTTCCCTGGGCAAATGCCAATCAATTCATCAAGGTGGAAGCCTCTGCTGATGGCGGCAGCTATCAGGAGCTGGGCACCTCTTCCTGTGCGAGCGTACCTTATGCCTTGTATGCTGCCAACGGCGTATCTGGTCCTAAAGGGGATAAGGGAGATAAAGGAGACTCCGGACCAGCGGGCTCCAAAGGAGATCCCGGACTGGCGGGTGCTAAAGGCGACAAAGGTGATATGGGGCCTGCAGGACCAGTTGGGCCGATTGGACCTGTAGGACAAACCGGGCCAGCTGGCAGTCCGGGTATGAAAGGAGATAAAGGAGATCCGGGAGCAGCGGGCGTGAAAGGAGACCCGGGTGAACAAGGACCACAAGGACCTCAGGGACCTCAGGGACCTCAGGGTGAACAAGGGCCTGCGGGGTCATGCGGACCTCAGGGGCCTCAGGGAGAAAAAGGATGTAAAGGGGATCCCGGTGAGAAAGGAGATCAAGGTGACCATGGAGATAAAGGTGACAAAGGTGATAAGGGTGATAAAGGAGACCAGGGCGACCATGGTGATAAAGGCGACAAAGGTGATAAGGGCGATAAAGGAGATCAGGGCGACCATGGTGACAAAGGTGACAAAGGCGATAAGGGTGATAAAGGAGACCAAGGCGACCATGGTGATAAAGGCGATAAGGGCGATAAAGGAGACCAGGGCGACCAGGGTGATAGAGGCGACAAAGGCGATAAGGGCGATAAAGGAGACCAGGGCGACCATGGTGATAAAGGTGACAAAGGCGATAAGGGTGATAAAGGAGACCAGGGCGACCATGGTGATAAAGGTGACAAAGGCGATAAGGGTGATAAGGGTGATAAAGGAGACCAGGGCGACCATGGTGATAAAGGTGACAAAGGCGATAAGGGTGATAAAGGAGACCAAGGCGACCATGGTGATAAAGGTGACAAAGGTGATAAGGGCGATAAAGGAGATCAGGGCGACCATGGTGATAAAGGTGACAAAGGCGATAAGGGTGATAAAGGAGACCAAGGCGATAAGGGGGACAAAGGAGATCAAGGGCTACAGGGCATACAGGGGTTGACTGGTGATAAGGGAGATAAAGGTGATCAGGGAACAACTGGAGCAGCTGGACCACAAGGACCTCAAGGCGTACAAGGAGTGACTGGAGACAAGGGAGATAAAGGTGATCAAGGGGTAACTGGAGCAACCGGACCACAAGGACCTCAAGGCGTACAAGGAGTGACTGGAGACAAGGGTGACAAGGGAGATAAAGGTGATCAAGGGGTAATTGGAGCAACCGGACCACAAGGACCTCAAGGCGTACAGGGAGTGACTGGAGACAAGGGTGACAAGGGAGATAAAGGTGATCAAGGGGTAATTGGAGCAACGGGACCTCAAGGACCTCAAGGAGCAACTGGAGCAACCGGAGCGGCAGGAGCAGTTACCCTCCCCTATGCTGGTACTGGAAGCACTGCTAGCAGCCTTTTCAGTCTTACTAACAGCGGTACAGGAGATGCGCTTCAGGCAACTAGTTCTTCTACAGGGACAGCAGCCCACTTTATCAATACTAATTCAGGGGGTAATAGTAACAGCCCTGTGTTGTTGATTACCAATAACGGGAAAGGCGATGATCTCTTTATTAATCATACTAATCCCAGCGCCAATGGTAATCTTGCTGTCTTTCAAAAACAAAGTATCAATGTAGCCCGTATAGACAATACAGGTAGAGGTTTCTTTAATGGCGGTACCCAAACAGGAGGTGCGGATATGGCTGAAGCTTTTGATGTAACCGGTAACATACAACAATACGAGCCGGGTGATGTGATGGCGATTGCTACAGGTACAGACCGTACCCTCGAAAAGTCCACCGGTGCATATTCATCCCTGGTGGTAGGTGTATATGCCACCAAACCCGGGGTGTTAATGTCAGAGGAGGATATCAACACAGATATTTCCAACAAGGTGCCACTGGGCGTGGTTGGTGTGATTCCTACCAAGGTATGCAATGAAAACGGTCCGATTCATCGTGGGGATATCCTGGTTACAGCCAGCAAACCTGGTTATGCTATGAAAGCAGATCTGGGTGTTCTGAAAACTGGCCAGGCGATCGGAAAGGCATTACAAGAATTTACTGGTGAGATTGGGAAGATTAAGGTATTGGTCAATGTGAGATAA
- the rpsL gene encoding 30S ribosomal protein S12 gives MPTIQQLVRKGREIIRAKSKSRALDSCPQRRGVCTRVYTTTPKKPNSALRKVAKVRLTNKVEVIAYIPGEGHNLQEHSIVLIRGGRVKDLPGVRYHIVRGSLDTAGVKDRKQSRSKYGTKKEKAKK, from the coding sequence ATGCCTACTATACAACAATTAGTAAGAAAAGGAAGAGAAATTATCCGGGCTAAGTCCAAGTCCAGGGCATTAGATAGCTGCCCTCAGCGTCGCGGTGTTTGTACCCGTGTGTACACAACCACGCCTAAAAAACCTAACTCCGCTTTACGTAAAGTGGCAAAGGTACGTTTGACCAATAAAGTTGAGGTGATCGCTTATATCCCAGGTGAAGGTCACAACCTGCAGGAGCACTCTATCGTACTGATCCGTGGTGGTAGGGTAAAAGACTTACCAGGTGTTCGTTACCACATTGTTCGCGGTTCCCTGGATACTGCCGGTGTGAAAGACAGAAAGCAGAGCCGTTCCAAATATGGTACTAAAAAGGAAAAGGCTAAAAAATAA
- the rpsG gene encoding 30S ribosomal protein S7: MRKQAAKKLPLAPDPRFNDKLVTRFVNNVMEQGKKSIAYKIFYDAVDKVSQMTGENGYEVWRKALNNVTPAVEVRSRRIGGATFQIPAEVRPDRKVSLSIKWLVRFAGERNGKSMADKLANEIVAASKGEGAAFKKKEDTHRMAEANKAFSHFRV, from the coding sequence ATGAGAAAGCAAGCTGCAAAAAAATTGCCTCTGGCTCCGGATCCTCGGTTTAACGACAAGCTGGTAACACGCTTCGTTAATAACGTAATGGAACAAGGAAAGAAGAGCATTGCCTATAAAATTTTCTACGATGCTGTGGATAAGGTGAGCCAGATGACCGGAGAAAACGGTTATGAGGTTTGGAGAAAAGCATTAAACAATGTTACTCCTGCTGTTGAAGTTAGAAGCCGCCGTATCGGTGGTGCTACCTTCCAGATCCCTGCTGAGGTTCGTCCTGATAGGAAAGTTTCCCTGAGCATCAAATGGCTGGTTCGTTTCGCTGGTGAAAGAAACGGTAAGAGCATGGCAGATAAACTGGCCAATGAAATCGTAGCAGCAAGCAAAGGTGAAGGCGCAGCGTTCAAGAAAAAAGAAGATACTCACCGCATGGCGGAAGCTAACAAGGCTTTCTCTCACTTCAGAGTGTAG
- a CDS encoding branched-chain amino acid aminotransferase, with amino-acid sequence MMVAKSTVKEEALQKIKVTKTTHSRLSEVDFNNLVFGKKYADHMLVADFDGKAWVNAEIMPFQNFSVSPSNAAWHYGQAIFEGIKAYKDPQDNPMIFRPYDNYRRFNTSAERMGMPEVPEWLFIGGMDMLIDLDRNWIPTGPGCSLYLRPFMIAADEFIGVRPSDTYRFAIINSPSGPYFNKPIKLLVQDKYVRAFPGGVGYAKAAGNYGGTMYPTMQAKKQGYDQILWVDGYEHKYLQECGTMNVFVIIGNTAITPDLSQGTILEGVTRASVIDLLKDLGLTVEERPVSIDEVVNAYKNGTLKEVFGTGTAAALAYVEQLDYLDTEIKLDTATYKIGAEVIRRLDAIRTGREEDNRNWNYHVGNE; translated from the coding sequence ATGATGGTAGCTAAATCAACAGTAAAGGAAGAAGCATTACAGAAGATCAAAGTCACAAAAACTACGCATAGCCGTTTAAGTGAAGTAGATTTTAATAATCTGGTATTCGGTAAAAAATATGCAGACCACATGCTGGTTGCTGATTTTGATGGAAAAGCGTGGGTAAATGCCGAAATCATGCCTTTTCAGAACTTTTCTGTAAGTCCTTCCAATGCAGCCTGGCACTATGGACAGGCTATCTTCGAGGGCATCAAAGCCTATAAAGATCCTCAGGACAACCCGATGATTTTCAGGCCTTACGATAACTACAGAAGATTTAATACCTCTGCGGAAAGAATGGGGATGCCCGAAGTACCCGAGTGGCTGTTTATTGGTGGCATGGACATGCTGATAGATCTGGACCGCAACTGGATCCCTACAGGACCTGGCTGCTCCCTCTATCTGCGTCCCTTTATGATTGCCGCTGATGAGTTTATCGGTGTACGTCCTTCCGATACCTATCGTTTTGCCATTATCAATTCTCCATCCGGACCATATTTCAATAAGCCGATCAAACTGCTGGTGCAGGACAAATATGTACGTGCTTTCCCGGGTGGCGTTGGATATGCTAAAGCTGCGGGTAACTATGGTGGTACCATGTATCCTACCATGCAGGCCAAAAAGCAGGGCTACGACCAGATTCTCTGGGTAGACGGCTATGAACATAAATACCTGCAGGAGTGCGGTACCATGAACGTATTCGTGATCATCGGCAATACAGCCATTACACCTGATCTGTCTCAGGGTACTATCCTGGAAGGGGTAACCCGCGCCAGCGTAATCGACCTGCTCAAAGATCTGGGCCTCACCGTGGAAGAAAGACCTGTTTCTATTGATGAAGTGGTGAACGCCTATAAAAACGGTACCCTTAAAGAAGTATTCGGTACTGGTACTGCCGCTGCACTGGCTTACGTAGAACAGCTGGATTACCTCGATACTGAGATCAAACTGGATACTGCTACCTACAAAATCGGAGCTGAAGTTATCCGCCGTCTGGATGCCATCCGCACCGGCCGTGAAGAGGATAACCGTAACTGGAATTATCATGTAGGCAATGAATAA
- the rdgB gene encoding RdgB/HAM1 family non-canonical purine NTP pyrophosphatase, whose translation MKLIFATNNENKVKEFRSMLGDHFEIITLHEAGIDIDIPEPHDTLEENAREKSGTIHQMTGQNCFAEDTGLEIDALQGAPGVLSARYAGEQKLASDNIAKVLTEMEGVTNRAARFRTVISLILDGKEYQFEGVSQGHISTHTMGEKGFGYDPIFIPEGADRSFAQMDLTEKNQYSHRGRAFEKFVAFLQSY comes from the coding sequence ATGAAACTGATTTTTGCTACCAATAACGAGAACAAGGTTAAAGAATTCCGTTCTATGCTGGGTGATCACTTTGAGATCATTACCCTGCATGAAGCCGGTATTGATATCGATATCCCCGAGCCACACGACACACTGGAAGAAAATGCCAGGGAGAAATCCGGCACCATCCACCAGATGACGGGACAGAACTGTTTTGCGGAAGATACCGGCCTGGAAATAGATGCCCTTCAGGGCGCTCCGGGTGTATTAAGCGCCCGCTATGCCGGCGAACAGAAGCTGGCCTCCGACAATATCGCCAAGGTGCTGACTGAAATGGAAGGTGTCACCAACAGAGCGGCCCGTTTCCGTACCGTCATCTCCCTGATACTGGATGGCAAGGAGTATCAGTTTGAAGGTGTCAGCCAGGGCCATATCAGCACCCATACCATGGGAGAAAAAGGTTTCGGCTACGATCCTATCTTTATTCCGGAAGGAGCAGACCGTTCGTTCGCCCAAATGGACCTGACAGAGAAAAACCAATACAGCCACCGGGGCCGGGCCTTCGAAAAATTCGTGGCCTTCCTGCAATCATATTGA
- the porV gene encoding type IX secretion system outer membrane channel protein PorV: MKHDRVILLLSCMLAAIPAVHAQKTIQQPPNIGASFLLVNPDARSSGMGDAATGISPDANSIFANAAKIVFAGDWGVSATYSPWMWELNNYKSNMAFVSAYKNLNANEGIGASMKYFNYGEVTFRDENGTTLQNYSPREFAIDGAYSRKLGAHMSMAISMRYIRSQLGQGSFNGLQQKPASAVAGDVSYYYQNSKDYLDFSNRYCFGISITNIGTKLSYTDDSRQKSFLPMNLRIGGSYTFVHTGDHEFTVAVDINKLLVPTPPLYDSSGQILKGRDPDRSVVNAIFSSFGDAPGGFQEELREFTIGSGLEYAYRQSFFVRTGYFYEHPNKGYRQHFTSGLGVRVANLELDMAYLIPTSNSLRERRTLKFSLMYNIGRHTTTTVTPDITH, encoded by the coding sequence ATGAAACATGATCGAGTAATTCTACTTCTTTCCTGCATGCTGGCTGCCATACCAGCCGTTCATGCACAAAAAACAATCCAGCAGCCACCTAATATTGGCGCAAGTTTTCTGCTGGTAAACCCCGATGCCAGGTCAAGTGGTATGGGTGATGCCGCCACAGGCATTAGTCCGGACGCCAACTCCATTTTTGCCAATGCGGCCAAAATTGTATTTGCGGGAGACTGGGGTGTAAGTGCCACCTACTCCCCCTGGATGTGGGAGCTGAACAATTACAAGTCAAACATGGCTTTTGTATCGGCCTACAAGAATCTGAATGCAAACGAAGGTATCGGGGCTTCCATGAAGTATTTTAACTACGGGGAAGTCACCTTCCGGGATGAAAACGGGACTACGCTCCAGAACTACTCTCCCCGGGAATTTGCTATAGACGGAGCCTATTCCCGCAAGCTGGGGGCACATATGTCGATGGCCATCAGTATGCGTTATATCCGCAGTCAGCTTGGACAGGGCTCTTTCAACGGATTACAGCAAAAGCCAGCCTCAGCCGTGGCAGGTGATGTCAGCTACTATTATCAGAACAGCAAGGATTATCTGGATTTCAGCAACCGGTATTGTTTTGGTATCAGCATCACCAACATTGGTACTAAACTTTCGTATACAGACGACAGCCGCCAGAAAAGCTTTTTGCCTATGAACCTGCGGATAGGCGGCAGTTATACGTTTGTACATACCGGTGACCATGAGTTTACTGTAGCGGTAGACATCAACAAATTACTTGTTCCTACCCCACCCCTCTATGACAGCTCCGGCCAGATATTAAAAGGCAGAGATCCCGACCGAAGTGTTGTCAACGCCATTTTCTCCTCATTCGGTGATGCTCCCGGAGGCTTCCAGGAAGAGCTACGGGAGTTTACAATTGGCAGCGGCCTTGAATATGCTTACAGACAATCCTTCTTTGTACGGACCGGCTACTTTTATGAGCATCCCAATAAAGGTTACCGGCAACATTTTACCAGCGGCCTCGGTGTAAGAGTGGCCAATCTGGAGCTGGATATGGCTTACCTCATCCCCACTTCCAACAGTTTACGAGAAAGAAGAACCCTGAAATTTTCACTGATGTACAACATCGGCAGACATACTACCACTACTGTAACCCCAGATATAACACATTAA
- a CDS encoding acyl-CoA thioesterase has protein sequence MARIKIDLPEKLGFSTTIPIRIQDVNYGGHVGNDAILSIMHEARMQFVQQAGYKELDLEANTGLIMSDVAVAYKGEGFHGDIFTVEMAAGEYSAFGFELFYHITTQRNGQSITIADAKTGMICFDYNLRKVMKLPAAMKTALENI, from the coding sequence ATGGCCAGAATAAAAATAGACTTACCGGAAAAACTCGGATTCAGCACAACGATACCTATCAGGATACAGGATGTTAACTATGGAGGACATGTAGGCAATGATGCCATCCTCTCTATTATGCACGAAGCCCGTATGCAGTTTGTGCAGCAGGCCGGCTACAAAGAACTAGACCTGGAAGCCAATACCGGCCTGATTATGAGCGACGTAGCCGTTGCCTATAAAGGCGAAGGTTTTCACGGAGATATCTTCACCGTGGAAATGGCTGCCGGGGAATATAGTGCGTTTGGCTTTGAGTTATTCTATCATATTACCACCCAGCGCAATGGCCAGTCTATTACTATCGCCGATGCCAAAACCGGCATGATATGCTTTGACTATAACCTCCGGAAAGTTATGAAACTGCCGGCAGCCATGAAAACTGCCCTGGAAAACATTTAA